From one Bacillota bacterium genomic stretch:
- a CDS encoding S-layer homology domain-containing protein: MPADDYRIKRLLVYSDHDLTGAEVSFEVDINGQPQPTRTSGKIIWESRAKERVNVIVYAAEASIPLAFADLQDHWAAEEIQQLLDDGFISGYRDHTFRPENTITRAEFASVLSRVLSLGNGEAEYLDALDDKTDVPVWAYDSIASVLGTGLLHGYPGPGGKVAFLPAKTLTRVELATVLSRALAQTVGVHPVPETNFTDRSQIPGWALESVKIATESGLIKGFQDGTFRPQNQVTRAETAVMVQRLLQILEKEGVLP, encoded by the coding sequence TTGCCGGCCGACGATTACCGTATTAAGCGTTTACTCGTGTACAGCGACCATGACTTAACAGGGGCGGAAGTGTCCTTTGAAGTTGACATCAACGGTCAACCGCAGCCCACAAGAACGTCCGGCAAAATAATTTGGGAAAGCAGGGCCAAAGAGCGCGTAAACGTTATTGTTTACGCCGCGGAAGCCAGTATCCCGTTAGCGTTTGCCGATTTACAGGATCACTGGGCAGCCGAGGAAATTCAGCAGTTGCTGGACGACGGCTTTATAAGCGGTTATAGAGATCACACCTTCCGGCCCGAAAACACAATCACCCGCGCCGAATTCGCCTCAGTGCTTTCCCGTGTCTTAAGTCTGGGCAACGGCGAAGCGGAATATCTGGACGCATTGGATGATAAAACGGATGTCCCCGTCTGGGCATACGACAGCATCGCGTCAGTCCTTGGGACAGGCTTGCTTCATGGTTATCCGGGACCCGGTGGCAAAGTAGCTTTCCTTCCCGCAAAAACGCTTACCAGGGTTGAGCTTGCCACGGTACTGAGCAGGGCGCTTGCTCAAACCGTCGGCGTCCATCCCGTCCCAGAGACCAATTTCACAGACCGGTCTCAAATCCCCGGTTGGGCGCTGGAATCGGTCAAAATCGCAACAGAATCAGGATTGATCAAGGGATTCCAGGACGGCACTTTCAGGCCGCAAAACCAGGTAACACGCGCCGAAACCGCGGTCATGGTTCAGCGCCTGTTACAGATACTCGAAAAGGAAGGAGTATTACCATGA